In Deltaproteobacteria bacterium, the following are encoded in one genomic region:
- a CDS encoding M20/M25/M40 family metallo-hydrolase, giving the protein MTRAISFDTTNPPGNERALAEYLARVLQREGIEARVIPLPAPNSQRAALWARVPGRGERAPLLLLSHLDVVAATEASWAVDPFAGVEGGGYVVGRGALDAKGVTVSHLLTLVELARAKRPLARDVILLATPDEETGGAGGAGLVARGNPELLRGAAYLLTEGAGILPGENGDRDVWGVAFTEKTPCWVRLTARGVPGHGSTASDTAAGQHLVRALGRVLDMKHELRVTPEVAQMFARMAPLAPKAEQRQWRELRGALALHPQFRERFLSDPGRRALVQNTTSITQLAGSDAPNVVPAEASATVDARLLPGESCAEFVSEMASAIDDPTVELAVLLEFPSVASPTQTPLMTAIERVAERSKPGGTVVPRVIAGFTDAHYFRSLGITAYGFVPRRLRLQDSLGIHGPNERVSLENLALSVRKTVEILRELERVEEE; this is encoded by the coding sequence TTGACGCGCGCGATTTCCTTCGACACGACCAACCCGCCCGGCAACGAACGCGCACTCGCGGAGTACCTCGCGCGCGTGCTCCAGCGCGAGGGCATCGAGGCGCGCGTGATCCCGCTGCCCGCGCCGAACAGCCAGCGCGCCGCGCTTTGGGCGCGCGTGCCCGGCCGCGGCGAGCGCGCGCCGCTGTTGCTGCTCTCGCACCTCGACGTCGTCGCCGCGACCGAAGCGAGCTGGGCGGTGGATCCGTTCGCAGGCGTCGAAGGCGGCGGCTACGTCGTCGGCCGCGGCGCGCTCGACGCAAAGGGCGTCACCGTGTCGCACCTGCTCACGCTCGTGGAGCTCGCGCGCGCGAAGCGGCCGCTCGCGCGCGACGTGATCCTGCTCGCGACGCCCGACGAAGAGACCGGCGGCGCCGGCGGCGCGGGCCTCGTCGCGCGGGGCAATCCCGAGTTGTTACGGGGCGCGGCGTACTTGCTCACCGAGGGCGCGGGCATCCTGCCCGGCGAGAACGGCGACCGCGACGTGTGGGGCGTCGCGTTCACCGAGAAGACGCCGTGTTGGGTGCGGCTCACGGCGCGCGGCGTGCCGGGCCACGGCTCGACCGCGAGCGACACCGCCGCGGGTCAGCACCTCGTGCGCGCGCTCGGGCGAGTGCTCGACATGAAGCACGAGCTGCGCGTCACACCCGAGGTGGCGCAGATGTTCGCGCGCATGGCGCCGCTCGCGCCGAAGGCCGAGCAGCGCCAGTGGCGCGAGCTGCGCGGCGCGCTCGCGCTGCACCCGCAGTTCCGCGAGCGCTTCCTCTCCGATCCCGGCCGCCGCGCGCTCGTGCAGAACACCACGTCGATCACGCAGCTCGCGGGCAGCGACGCGCCGAACGTCGTGCCCGCCGAAGCCAGCGCCACCGTCGACGCGCGCCTCCTCCCCGGCGAGAGCTGCGCGGAGTTCGTGAGCGAGATGGCGAGCGCCATCGACGACCCCACGGTCGAGCTCGCCGTGCTGCTCGAGTTCCCCTCAGTCGCTTCGCCGACGCAGACTCCCCTCATGACTGCGATCGAGCGAGTCGCCGAGCGCAGTAAGCCCGGCGGCACCGTGGTGCCGCGCGTGATCGCCGGCTTCACCGACGCGCACTACTTCCGCTCGCTAGGCATCACCGCCTACGGCTTCGTCCCGCGCCGGCTCCGCCTCCAAGACTCGCTCGGAATCCACGGGCCGAACGAGCGCGTGTCGCTGGAGAACCTGGCGCTGAGCGTGCGGAAGACGGTGGAGATCTTGCGGGAGCTGGAGCGGGTGGAGGAGGAGTAG
- a CDS encoding peptidoglycan DD-metalloendopeptidase family protein, with the protein MKLRTLQADARARAHELATGGALALAIFFAVAALARLEAREPASTPIAPTELSVVAKAEPEAPKVAAPPAKPVEPALTVVEGALARRQTLGHALRKAGIDGGVIDQIVDAMSPVFNFRYAKVGDAFRASLSPAGELIEFAYTRSPIEAYTLKRQGEDLVAQKHEPKVVVQRAQLAGVITNNLYQSVVALGESGELAHDFAEIFAWDVDFSKAQPGDEFNAVYERRFYETKSGPVYLGPGRILAARFSNRDDDFTAIYFETNPAKGGYYRPDGSAAQRQFLQAPLNYRRISSQYAASRLHPVLGIRRPHLGVDYAAAHGTPVWSVSDGTVVFVGRNGGLGNTVTVRHRAGYETRYGHLSGFAKRLRVGDRVRQKQVIGFVGSTGLSTGPHLHFEFTLNKKQVNPATVRIPQGDPIGPGRMGEFTKARNELLALIGPTPFRIPTNEAL; encoded by the coding sequence ATGAAGCTGCGAACGCTGCAAGCCGACGCCCGCGCGCGCGCCCACGAGCTCGCGACCGGCGGCGCGCTCGCACTCGCGATCTTCTTCGCCGTCGCCGCGCTCGCGCGCCTCGAAGCGCGAGAGCCGGCCAGCACCCCGATTGCCCCCACCGAGCTCTCGGTCGTCGCGAAGGCGGAGCCCGAAGCTCCCAAGGTCGCGGCGCCGCCCGCGAAGCCGGTCGAGCCTGCGCTCACGGTCGTCGAGGGAGCGCTCGCACGGCGCCAAACGCTCGGTCACGCGCTGCGCAAGGCCGGCATCGACGGCGGCGTGATCGATCAGATCGTCGACGCGATGTCGCCCGTGTTCAACTTCCGTTACGCGAAGGTCGGCGACGCTTTCCGCGCATCGCTCTCGCCGGCGGGCGAGCTGATCGAGTTCGCCTACACGCGCTCGCCGATCGAGGCGTACACGCTGAAGCGCCAGGGCGAGGATCTCGTCGCGCAGAAGCACGAGCCGAAGGTGGTGGTCCAGCGCGCGCAGCTCGCGGGCGTGATCACGAACAACCTCTACCAGTCGGTGGTCGCGCTCGGCGAGAGCGGCGAGCTCGCGCACGACTTCGCCGAGATCTTCGCCTGGGACGTGGACTTCTCGAAGGCGCAGCCCGGCGACGAGTTCAACGCCGTCTACGAGCGCCGCTTCTACGAGACGAAGTCTGGCCCCGTCTACCTCGGGCCCGGCCGCATCCTCGCAGCGCGCTTCTCGAACCGCGACGACGACTTCACCGCGATCTACTTCGAGACGAACCCGGCGAAGGGCGGCTACTACCGACCCGACGGAAGCGCGGCGCAGCGCCAGTTCCTGCAGGCGCCGCTGAACTATCGGCGCATCAGCTCGCAGTACGCCGCGAGCCGCCTGCACCCCGTGCTCGGCATTCGCCGCCCGCACCTCGGCGTCGATTACGCCGCGGCGCACGGCACGCCGGTGTGGAGCGTGTCGGACGGCACGGTGGTGTTCGTGGGCCGGAACGGCGGCCTGGGCAACACCGTCACGGTTCGCCACCGCGCCGGTTACGAGACGCGCTACGGGCACCTCTCGGGCTTCGCGAAACGCCTGCGCGTCGGCGACCGCGTGCGGCAGAAGCAGGTGATCGGCTTCGTCGGCTCGACCGGCCTCTCGACCGGCCCGCACCTTCACTTCGAGTTCACGCTCAACAAGAAGCAAGTGAACCCGGCGACCGTGCGAATCCCGCAAGGCGACCCGATCGGTCCCGGCCGCATGGGCGAGTTCACGAAGGCGCGCAACGAGCTGCTCGCGCTGATCGGCCCGACGCCGTTCCGCATCCCGACGAACGAGGCGCTGTAA
- a CDS encoding aminotransferase class I/II-fold pyridoxal phosphate-dependent enzyme: MNPLAKELNEKIGAAAPEILAMLSPLGRRLYFPKGILTQGAEAKVKGTRFNATIGIATEGKAPMYLPSMQKHLTGVSPDEAYNYAPASGKQALRERWREKQLAENPSQRGKNVGLPIVTSALTHGLALVGDLFVAPGDLILLPDQLWGNYRLTYEVRLGAKCVTFPFYEGGGFNSAGFAEALAKHADGREKLLVILNFPNNPTGYMPTPAEGDAIARALVAQAQRGTKLVVVTDDAYFGLFFHLGGESMTESLFGKIANAHPNLLAIKLDGATKELFVWGLRCGFITYGPGKSEGAQAVLDALEAKTKGAIRGAMSNSPMLSQSLVEKALASSSLDAERKEKCELLRERATKVYEVANAPRFRESWSVYPFNSGYFMCIKLKGVDSEKLRIHLLDKHQTGLISTSPTDLRIAFSCLEASDVEPLFEVVHRGIQELRSE; the protein is encoded by the coding sequence CTGAACCCGCTGGCCAAGGAGCTGAACGAGAAGATCGGCGCCGCCGCGCCCGAGATCCTCGCGATGCTCTCGCCGCTCGGCCGCCGCCTCTACTTCCCGAAAGGCATCCTCACGCAGGGCGCCGAGGCGAAGGTGAAGGGCACGCGCTTCAACGCGACGATCGGCATCGCGACCGAGGGCAAGGCGCCCATGTACTTGCCGTCGATGCAGAAGCACCTGACCGGTGTGTCGCCCGACGAGGCCTACAACTACGCGCCGGCCTCGGGCAAGCAGGCGCTGCGCGAGCGCTGGCGCGAGAAGCAGCTCGCGGAGAATCCGTCGCAGCGCGGGAAGAACGTGGGCCTGCCGATCGTGACGAGCGCCCTAACACATGGCCTCGCGCTCGTGGGCGACCTGTTCGTCGCGCCGGGCGACCTGATCCTTCTGCCGGACCAGCTCTGGGGCAACTACCGCCTCACCTACGAAGTCCGGCTCGGCGCGAAGTGCGTGACGTTCCCGTTCTACGAGGGCGGCGGCTTCAACTCCGCCGGCTTCGCCGAGGCGCTCGCGAAGCACGCCGATGGCCGCGAGAAGCTGCTCGTGATCCTGAACTTCCCTAACAATCCGACCGGCTACATGCCCACGCCCGCGGAGGGTGACGCCATCGCGAGAGCGCTCGTCGCGCAGGCGCAGCGCGGCACGAAGCTCGTGGTCGTCACCGACGACGCGTACTTCGGCCTGTTCTTCCACCTCGGCGGCGAGTCGATGACCGAGTCGCTGTTCGGGAAGATCGCGAACGCGCACCCGAACCTGCTCGCGATCAAGCTCGACGGCGCGACCAAGGAGCTGTTCGTGTGGGGCCTGCGCTGCGGCTTCATCACCTACGGCCCGGGCAAGAGCGAAGGCGCGCAGGCCGTGCTCGACGCGCTCGAGGCGAAGACCAAAGGCGCCATTCGCGGCGCGATGTCGAACAGCCCGATGCTCTCGCAGTCGCTCGTCGAGAAGGCGCTCGCCTCGAGCTCGCTCGACGCCGAGCGCAAAGAGAAGTGCGAGCTGTTACGGGAGCGCGCGACCAAGGTGTACGAAGTCGCGAACGCGCCGCGCTTCCGCGAGAGCTGGAGCGTGTACCCGTTCAACAGCGGGTACTTCATGTGCATCAAGCTCAAAGGGGTCGACAGCGAGAAGCTGCGCATCCACCTGCTCGACAAGCACCAGACGGGCCTGATCAGCACCTCGCCGACGGACCTGCGCATCGCGTTCTCGTGCCTCGAAGCGAGCGACGTCGAGCCGCTGTTCGAGGTGGTGCACCGGGGGATCCAGGAGCTGCGGAGCGAGTAG